The following proteins come from a genomic window of Sorghum bicolor cultivar BTx623 chromosome 3, Sorghum_bicolor_NCBIv3, whole genome shotgun sequence:
- the LOC8086362 gene encoding putative disease resistance protein RGA1 isoform X2: MRIPTMAASHLVSAAQWIAGVITEQVITSKLKEWVSQFSGLGNDIDSLKAQMSFVETVLSMAQGRRIRNNHLTSLLARLHQLLYDADDALDEIEYHRIHQDAQSRDQQATSSSMVRAPSTAATAVLHLLSDVVSHQPLASSTFRDMFMYPWPWGPRKRRKLAHLTNALDLPLVELDWGALGRSIREATSQLRVVSEQVHKALQLEELKSISLAAHSQLNNPRLTTSYPAGEHKMFGRNGEKDSIIEVLTDIRCCSQSRLLVLPVVGNGGIGKTTLLQHVYHDKRIRSFFHTRMWICVSHCHNFSVLQLTREMLEAATDNKQNRGSKNLDSLQNSLVKRLQGKRFLLVFDDLWTVDGKKWELLLAPFNYIKASTNCTILVTTRDRRVAELISTTSPINLSGLEREVFWDCFRAYIFGDEKHDGHQHLQPIGREIARKLNGYPLAAKSVGALLRKDLTIEHWSIILESRAWEEQNGTDGIMSILRLSYEYLPFHLQRRFSYCSLFPKGYRFLEKDLVLIWNSQGFIDTRFDRKPEEVGHEYMNHLVCLGFFQKEINPANCKTWYLMHDIIHDLAINVSSQYCLTIDRISMFNMHPSATIRHMSIITETMYNEDISSNVSRNEDIEKMAFREATNMRSIIMCMMPYHEGSLLYDLGQCIHLRYVKIIAYDQVQLPEALGRLYHLQVLDVGGTTGDLTRNVSSGYTEASAPEWLAKHMFLTSLRCLYLDNCKGCKDLPSFSLFPALKKLHLISLPDITELQTASLDEVILSDMKKLKKWSASEKYQLIDGLQVLEICNCPELRYLPLPPTCNSAVAMYRQLRSVVIKGCPCLMRLPPLPLGPKIKLLVEDVQSFPCSRMSYSADTNPSLLLMGKDDLRVLDGNVIAFQNLASLQELSIDTCPSLTSISWQGLHQFSILKDLTIYHCPNLLSVQMTETERTLAKGLLPSLQKLEIWSCGITGKNLSCLLSNAPNLSFLKLKECRRIRRLTVHQHADQGSPILPPDGAAADGLLHIHPHSVSSLQELCFDSCPTICENGEGLRGLTTLKKLEIYECPRFLSYVVFQNEDIHHVEGTCLLPSSLQVLKITKAEWKSMSLHGLTTMESLSICHSELEALHMESSTKLKYIQVLGCTELTSIQGLQLCVELKKLEVVFTHGFWRAWDIELQREGESNKLLFPVELIHTSDSSMLTLSICKHLDHLRRLEFRGLSNKLETEQEKALQQLISLNELQFFECDYGFSVPAELHQLTSLKKLELMNCSTISSFSERGLPPRLEHLVIIDCKYLESLPTGMYENSFLKKLEMKSCPRIRSLPRGGLPACLRELRFEKCSSKLQEHLQSMDKADMVIVWS, translated from the exons ATGCGCATACCGACGATGGCCGCCTCTCATTTGGTGAGCGCTGCGCAGTGGATCGCAGGAGTCATCACCGAGCAGGTCATCACCAGCAAGCTCAAGGAATGGGTTTCCCAGTTCTCCGGCCTGGGCAACGATATCGACAGTCTCAAGGCACAGATGAGCTTCGTGGAGACGGTGCTCAGCATGGCCCAGGGGAGGCGGATCCGGAACAACCACCTGACCAGCCTCCTCGCCAGGTTGCACCAGCTGCTGTACGATGCTGATGATGCCCTCGACGAGATCGAGTACCACCGCATCCATCAGGATGCGCAAAGTCGTGACCAGCaggccaccagcagcagcatggTTCGTGCACCGTCAACGGCGGCCACGGCCGTACTACATCTGCTGAGCGATGTGGTGAGCCACCAGCCGTTGGCCTCGTCAACGTTCAGGGACATGTTCATGTACCCCTGGCCTTGGGGCCCGAGGAAGCGCAGAAAGCTCGCGCACCTCACCAATGCCTTGGATCTGCCTTTGGTAGAGCTTGACTGGGGTGCTCTTGGGCGAAGCATCAGAGAGGCCACATCCCAGCTGCGGGTTGTCAGCGAGCAGGTGCACAAGGCACTGCAGCTAGAGGAACTCAAGTCTATCAGCCTGGCGGCTCACAGCCAGCTTAACAATCCACGACTGACGACCTCATACCCCGCTGGAGAGCACAAGATGTTCGGCAGAAATGGCGAGAAGGACAGCATCATTGAGGTTCTCACCGACATCAGATGCTGCAGCCAGAGTAGGCTGCTGGTGCTCCCCGTCGTCGGCAACGGTGGCATAGGAAAGACTACTTTGCTGCAGCACGTGTACCACGACAAGAGAATCCGGAGCTTCTTCCACACCAGGATGTGGATCTGTGTATCCCACTGTCACAATTTCAGTGTCTTGCAGCTAACGCGTGAGATGCTGGAGGCTGCCACCGATAACAAGCAGAACAGGGGAAGCAAGAACTTGGACAGCCTTCAAAACAGTCTAGTCAAAAGGTTGCAAGGGAAGAGGTTTCTGCTTGTCTTTGATGACCTTTGGACTGTCGATGGGAAAAAATGGGAATTGCTATTGGCTCCATTCAACTATATCAAGGCCTCCACCAATTGTACCATCTTGGTGACCACCCGAGACCGCCGCGTCGCAGAGCTGATCAGCACAACGTCACCGATCAACTTGAGTGGTCTAGAGAGAGAAGTATTCTGGGATTGCTTTAGAGCTTACATATTTGGTGATGAGAAGCATGACGGGCATCAACATTTACAGCCCATTGGAAGAGAAATTGCTAGaaaattgaatggttatccatTGGCAGCAAAAAGTGTAGGGGCATTACTGAGGAAGGACCTGACCATTGAACATTGGAGCATAATTTTAGAGAGCAGGGCATGGGAAGAGCAGAATGGAACTGATGGCATCATGTCTATTCTAAGGCTTAGTTATGAGTACCTTCCATTTCATCTCCAGAGGCGCTTCTCATATTGCTCATTGTTTCCGAAGGGCTATCGGTTCCTTGAGAAAGATCTGGTGCTCATTTGGAACTCACAAGGTTTCATTGATACTAGATTTGATAGGAAGCCAGAAGAAGTTGGTCATGAATATATGAACCACTTGGTGTGTTTGGGATTCTTTCAGAAggagatcaatccagcaaactgTAAAACCTGGTACCTTATGCATGATATAATACATGACTTGGCAATTAATGTATCTTCACAATATTGCTTGACCATTGATCGCATCTCCATGTTCAATATGCACCCATCAGCAACCATTCGTCATATGTCCATAATTACAGAGACTATGTATAATGAGGATATATCCAGTAATGTGTCACGTAATGAGGACATTGAAAAG ATGGCCTTCAGAGAAGCAACAAATATGCGCTCAATAATAATGTGCATGATGCCCTATCATGAAGGTTCTCTGCTGTATGATCTAGGCCAATGCATTCATCTTCGCTATGTAAAAATTATTGCTTATGATCAAGTGCAACTCCCAGAAGCCTTGGGCAGGCTCTACCATTTGCAAGTGCTGGATGTAGGAGGAACCACTGGTGATCTGACAAGAAATGTCTCTAGTGGATACACTGAAGCATCAGCTCCAGAATGGTTAGCAAAACATATGTTCCTCACTTCTTTGCGCTGTCTCTATCTTGATAACTGCAAGGGATGCAAAGATCTTCCATCATTTTCACTGTTTCCAGCACTTAAGAAACTGCATTTAATCAGCTTGCCTGATATTACAGAGTTGCAAACTGCTTCTTTAGATGAAGTGATATTGTCTGATATGAAAAAACTAAAGAAATGGAGTGCCTCTGAAAAGTACCAACTAATAGATGGTCTACAGGTACTTGAAATATGCAACTGCCCTGAACTGAGATACTTGCCTTTACCACCTACATGTAACTCTGCAGTAGCAATGTACCGCCAACTCCGAAGTGTGGTGATTAAGGGTTGCCCTTGCCTGATGAGATTACCACCACTTCCTCTGGGTCCCAAAATTAAGCTATTGGTTGAGGATGTACAATCATTTCCATGTAGCCGCATGTCCTACAGTGCAGATACGAATCCAAGCTTGCTCTTAATGGGGAAGGATGATCTGAGAGTACTTGATGGAAATGTTATAGCATTTCAAAATCTAGCTTCTTTGCAAGAGCTCTCCATTGATACATGTCCAAGCCTCACAAGCATCTCCTGGCAAGGACTCCACCAATTTAGCATATTGAAGGATCTGACAATATATCATTGCCCAAACCTTCTCTCAGTGCAGATGACAGAAACAGAGCGTACGCTTGCCAAGGGACTTCTTCCATCACTCCAAAAGCTTGAAATCTGGTCATGTGGTATCACTGGAAAAAATCTATCTTGTTTACTGTCAAATGCACCAAATCTGTCCTTCCTAAAGCTAAAAGAGTGTCGGCGGATCAGAAGGTTGACTGTACACCAACATGCAGATCAAGGCAGCCCAATTTTGCCACCTGATGGTGCAGCAGCTGATGGGTTGTTGCACATCCATCCGCACTCAGTGTCATCACTCCAAGAGTTGTGCTTTGACAGCTGCCCAACAATATGTGAAAATGGGGAGGGCCTCCGGGGACTCACCACACTTAAAAAGTTGGAGATATATGAGTGCCCAAGGTTCCTTTCTTATGTAGTGTTTCAAAATGAAGATATCCATCATGTTGAAGGTACATGTCTCCTTCCATCATCACTGCAAGTGCTCAAGATAACCAAGGCAGAGTGGAAATCAATGTCACTCCATGGACTCACTACCATGGAGAGCTTATCCATTTGCCACAGCGAACTAGAAGCTCTTCACATGGAATCCTCTACAAAACTGAAGTACATTCAAGTTCTTGGATGCACAGAGCTCACCTCCATACAAGGTTTGCAATTATGTGTTGAGCTCAAAAAATTGGAGGTAGTCTTTACCCATGGGTTTTGGAGAGCTTGGGATATTGAGCTGCAAAGAGAGGGAGAAAGCAACAAATTACTGTTTCCAGTGGAACTCATCCACACGAGTGATAGTTCAATGCTTACTTTATCAATATGCAAACACCTTGATCACCTTAGGAGGTTAGAGTTTCGTGGCCTATCCAATAAACTAGAAACAGAGCAGGAGAAAGCACTTCAACAGCTCATCTCTCTCAATGAGCTACAATTCTTTGAGTGTGATTACGGCTTCTCCGTACCAGCAGAACTACATCAGCTTACATCCCTCAAGAAGTTAGAGCTCATGAACTGTTCGACTATTTCCTCATTTTCCGAGAGAGGCCTGCCGCCTCGCTTGGAGCATCTGGTAATTATTGATTGCAAATATCTCGAGTCATTACCTACTGGAATGTATGAAAATTCCTTTCTGAAGAAATTGGAGATGAAGTCCTGTCCACGAATTCGGTCACTGCCAAGAGGGGGCCTGCCAGCTTGTCTTCGAGAGCTGAGGTTTGAAAAATGCAGCAGTAAGCTGCAGGAGCATCTCCAGAGTATGGATAAAGCTGACATGGTGATAGTATGGTCATGA
- the LOC8086362 gene encoding putative disease resistance protein RGA3 isoform X1: MRIPTMAASHLVSAAQWIAGVITEQVITSKLKEWVSQFSGLGNDIDSLKAQMSFVETVLSMAQGRRIRNNHLTSLLARLHQLLYDADDALDEIEYHRIHQDAQSRDQQATSSSMVRAPSTAATAVLHLLSDVVSHQPLASSTFRDMFMYPWPWGPRKRRKLAHLTNALDLPLVELDWGALGRSIREATSQLRVVSEQVHKALQLEELKSISLAAHSQLNNPRLTTSYPAGEHKMFGRNGEKDSIIEVLTDIRCCSQSRLLVLPVVGNGGIGKTTLLQHVYHDKRIRSFFHTRMWICVSHCHNFSVLQLTREMLEAATDNKQNRGSKNLDSLQNSLVKRLQGKRFLLVFDDLWTVDGKKWELLLAPFNYIKASTNCTILVTTRDRRVAELISTTSPINLSGLEREVFWDCFRAYIFGDEKHDGHQHLQPIGREIARKLNGYPLAAKSVGALLRKDLTIEHWSIILESRAWEEQNGTDGIMSILRLSYEYLPFHLQRRFSYCSLFPKGYRFLEKDLVLIWNSQGFIDTRFDRKPEEVGHEYMNHLVCLGFFQKEINPANCKTWYLMHDIIHDLAINVSSQYCLTIDRISMFNMHPSATIRHMSIITETMYNEDISSNVSRNEDIEKVVTNIANLVQKKYLRSLMLFGRYDSKFARVFQMAFREATNMRSIIMCMMPYHEGSLLYDLGQCIHLRYVKIIAYDQVQLPEALGRLYHLQVLDVGGTTGDLTRNVSSGYTEASAPEWLAKHMFLTSLRCLYLDNCKGCKDLPSFSLFPALKKLHLISLPDITELQTASLDEVILSDMKKLKKWSASEKYQLIDGLQVLEICNCPELRYLPLPPTCNSAVAMYRQLRSVVIKGCPCLMRLPPLPLGPKIKLLVEDVQSFPCSRMSYSADTNPSLLLMGKDDLRVLDGNVIAFQNLASLQELSIDTCPSLTSISWQGLHQFSILKDLTIYHCPNLLSVQMTETERTLAKGLLPSLQKLEIWSCGITGKNLSCLLSNAPNLSFLKLKECRRIRRLTVHQHADQGSPILPPDGAAADGLLHIHPHSVSSLQELCFDSCPTICENGEGLRGLTTLKKLEIYECPRFLSYVVFQNEDIHHVEGTCLLPSSLQVLKITKAEWKSMSLHGLTTMESLSICHSELEALHMESSTKLKYIQVLGCTELTSIQGLQLCVELKKLEVVFTHGFWRAWDIELQREGESNKLLFPVELIHTSDSSMLTLSICKHLDHLRRLEFRGLSNKLETEQEKALQQLISLNELQFFECDYGFSVPAELHQLTSLKKLELMNCSTISSFSERGLPPRLEHLVIIDCKYLESLPTGMYENSFLKKLEMKSCPRIRSLPRGGLPACLRELRFEKCSSKLQEHLQSMDKADMVIVWS; encoded by the coding sequence ATGCGCATACCGACGATGGCCGCCTCTCATTTGGTGAGCGCTGCGCAGTGGATCGCAGGAGTCATCACCGAGCAGGTCATCACCAGCAAGCTCAAGGAATGGGTTTCCCAGTTCTCCGGCCTGGGCAACGATATCGACAGTCTCAAGGCACAGATGAGCTTCGTGGAGACGGTGCTCAGCATGGCCCAGGGGAGGCGGATCCGGAACAACCACCTGACCAGCCTCCTCGCCAGGTTGCACCAGCTGCTGTACGATGCTGATGATGCCCTCGACGAGATCGAGTACCACCGCATCCATCAGGATGCGCAAAGTCGTGACCAGCaggccaccagcagcagcatggTTCGTGCACCGTCAACGGCGGCCACGGCCGTACTACATCTGCTGAGCGATGTGGTGAGCCACCAGCCGTTGGCCTCGTCAACGTTCAGGGACATGTTCATGTACCCCTGGCCTTGGGGCCCGAGGAAGCGCAGAAAGCTCGCGCACCTCACCAATGCCTTGGATCTGCCTTTGGTAGAGCTTGACTGGGGTGCTCTTGGGCGAAGCATCAGAGAGGCCACATCCCAGCTGCGGGTTGTCAGCGAGCAGGTGCACAAGGCACTGCAGCTAGAGGAACTCAAGTCTATCAGCCTGGCGGCTCACAGCCAGCTTAACAATCCACGACTGACGACCTCATACCCCGCTGGAGAGCACAAGATGTTCGGCAGAAATGGCGAGAAGGACAGCATCATTGAGGTTCTCACCGACATCAGATGCTGCAGCCAGAGTAGGCTGCTGGTGCTCCCCGTCGTCGGCAACGGTGGCATAGGAAAGACTACTTTGCTGCAGCACGTGTACCACGACAAGAGAATCCGGAGCTTCTTCCACACCAGGATGTGGATCTGTGTATCCCACTGTCACAATTTCAGTGTCTTGCAGCTAACGCGTGAGATGCTGGAGGCTGCCACCGATAACAAGCAGAACAGGGGAAGCAAGAACTTGGACAGCCTTCAAAACAGTCTAGTCAAAAGGTTGCAAGGGAAGAGGTTTCTGCTTGTCTTTGATGACCTTTGGACTGTCGATGGGAAAAAATGGGAATTGCTATTGGCTCCATTCAACTATATCAAGGCCTCCACCAATTGTACCATCTTGGTGACCACCCGAGACCGCCGCGTCGCAGAGCTGATCAGCACAACGTCACCGATCAACTTGAGTGGTCTAGAGAGAGAAGTATTCTGGGATTGCTTTAGAGCTTACATATTTGGTGATGAGAAGCATGACGGGCATCAACATTTACAGCCCATTGGAAGAGAAATTGCTAGaaaattgaatggttatccatTGGCAGCAAAAAGTGTAGGGGCATTACTGAGGAAGGACCTGACCATTGAACATTGGAGCATAATTTTAGAGAGCAGGGCATGGGAAGAGCAGAATGGAACTGATGGCATCATGTCTATTCTAAGGCTTAGTTATGAGTACCTTCCATTTCATCTCCAGAGGCGCTTCTCATATTGCTCATTGTTTCCGAAGGGCTATCGGTTCCTTGAGAAAGATCTGGTGCTCATTTGGAACTCACAAGGTTTCATTGATACTAGATTTGATAGGAAGCCAGAAGAAGTTGGTCATGAATATATGAACCACTTGGTGTGTTTGGGATTCTTTCAGAAggagatcaatccagcaaactgTAAAACCTGGTACCTTATGCATGATATAATACATGACTTGGCAATTAATGTATCTTCACAATATTGCTTGACCATTGATCGCATCTCCATGTTCAATATGCACCCATCAGCAACCATTCGTCATATGTCCATAATTACAGAGACTATGTATAATGAGGATATATCCAGTAATGTGTCACGTAATGAGGACATTGAAAAGGTAGTAACCAATATAGCCAATTTAGTGCAGAAGAAATACCTGAGGTCCTTAATGTTGTTTGGCAGATATGATTCCAAATTTGCACGTGTTTTTCAGATGGCCTTCAGAGAAGCAACAAATATGCGCTCAATAATAATGTGCATGATGCCCTATCATGAAGGTTCTCTGCTGTATGATCTAGGCCAATGCATTCATCTTCGCTATGTAAAAATTATTGCTTATGATCAAGTGCAACTCCCAGAAGCCTTGGGCAGGCTCTACCATTTGCAAGTGCTGGATGTAGGAGGAACCACTGGTGATCTGACAAGAAATGTCTCTAGTGGATACACTGAAGCATCAGCTCCAGAATGGTTAGCAAAACATATGTTCCTCACTTCTTTGCGCTGTCTCTATCTTGATAACTGCAAGGGATGCAAAGATCTTCCATCATTTTCACTGTTTCCAGCACTTAAGAAACTGCATTTAATCAGCTTGCCTGATATTACAGAGTTGCAAACTGCTTCTTTAGATGAAGTGATATTGTCTGATATGAAAAAACTAAAGAAATGGAGTGCCTCTGAAAAGTACCAACTAATAGATGGTCTACAGGTACTTGAAATATGCAACTGCCCTGAACTGAGATACTTGCCTTTACCACCTACATGTAACTCTGCAGTAGCAATGTACCGCCAACTCCGAAGTGTGGTGATTAAGGGTTGCCCTTGCCTGATGAGATTACCACCACTTCCTCTGGGTCCCAAAATTAAGCTATTGGTTGAGGATGTACAATCATTTCCATGTAGCCGCATGTCCTACAGTGCAGATACGAATCCAAGCTTGCTCTTAATGGGGAAGGATGATCTGAGAGTACTTGATGGAAATGTTATAGCATTTCAAAATCTAGCTTCTTTGCAAGAGCTCTCCATTGATACATGTCCAAGCCTCACAAGCATCTCCTGGCAAGGACTCCACCAATTTAGCATATTGAAGGATCTGACAATATATCATTGCCCAAACCTTCTCTCAGTGCAGATGACAGAAACAGAGCGTACGCTTGCCAAGGGACTTCTTCCATCACTCCAAAAGCTTGAAATCTGGTCATGTGGTATCACTGGAAAAAATCTATCTTGTTTACTGTCAAATGCACCAAATCTGTCCTTCCTAAAGCTAAAAGAGTGTCGGCGGATCAGAAGGTTGACTGTACACCAACATGCAGATCAAGGCAGCCCAATTTTGCCACCTGATGGTGCAGCAGCTGATGGGTTGTTGCACATCCATCCGCACTCAGTGTCATCACTCCAAGAGTTGTGCTTTGACAGCTGCCCAACAATATGTGAAAATGGGGAGGGCCTCCGGGGACTCACCACACTTAAAAAGTTGGAGATATATGAGTGCCCAAGGTTCCTTTCTTATGTAGTGTTTCAAAATGAAGATATCCATCATGTTGAAGGTACATGTCTCCTTCCATCATCACTGCAAGTGCTCAAGATAACCAAGGCAGAGTGGAAATCAATGTCACTCCATGGACTCACTACCATGGAGAGCTTATCCATTTGCCACAGCGAACTAGAAGCTCTTCACATGGAATCCTCTACAAAACTGAAGTACATTCAAGTTCTTGGATGCACAGAGCTCACCTCCATACAAGGTTTGCAATTATGTGTTGAGCTCAAAAAATTGGAGGTAGTCTTTACCCATGGGTTTTGGAGAGCTTGGGATATTGAGCTGCAAAGAGAGGGAGAAAGCAACAAATTACTGTTTCCAGTGGAACTCATCCACACGAGTGATAGTTCAATGCTTACTTTATCAATATGCAAACACCTTGATCACCTTAGGAGGTTAGAGTTTCGTGGCCTATCCAATAAACTAGAAACAGAGCAGGAGAAAGCACTTCAACAGCTCATCTCTCTCAATGAGCTACAATTCTTTGAGTGTGATTACGGCTTCTCCGTACCAGCAGAACTACATCAGCTTACATCCCTCAAGAAGTTAGAGCTCATGAACTGTTCGACTATTTCCTCATTTTCCGAGAGAGGCCTGCCGCCTCGCTTGGAGCATCTGGTAATTATTGATTGCAAATATCTCGAGTCATTACCTACTGGAATGTATGAAAATTCCTTTCTGAAGAAATTGGAGATGAAGTCCTGTCCACGAATTCGGTCACTGCCAAGAGGGGGCCTGCCAGCTTGTCTTCGAGAGCTGAGGTTTGAAAAATGCAGCAGTAAGCTGCAGGAGCATCTCCAGAGTATGGATAAAGCTGACATGGTGATAGTATGGTCATGA